In the Pseudomonas sp. DTU_2021_1001937_2_SI_NGA_ILE_001 genome, one interval contains:
- a CDS encoding DMT family transporter produces MTPRTALGALHGGALLVGFAGVLGKLAATTPTVIVFARAGFAALALTLFIRWAGKRRWQALSLTHGLRQVLAGVLLCVHWVAFFLAVKTAGVAVATLGFATFPAFTVALEALLFRERVGAREMLLLALVSAGLVLVTPHFDLRSEATGGLLWGVFSGLTFALLSLANRVSAGQLPAAQAALCQNLIVALCLAPLAAPQLTQLNTIDWLWLGLLGVFCTGLAHGLFIASLAVVKARVAAMVFTLEPVYGIAFAWLLFAETPSPRMLAGAALIVAAILLAGLKPRRQPAP; encoded by the coding sequence ATGACTCCACGTACTGCACTGGGTGCCCTGCATGGCGGGGCCCTGCTGGTGGGTTTTGCCGGTGTACTCGGCAAGCTGGCGGCCACCACCCCGACGGTCATAGTGTTCGCCCGCGCCGGTTTCGCGGCACTGGCCCTGACGTTATTCATACGCTGGGCCGGTAAACGGCGCTGGCAGGCCCTGTCACTCACACACGGGCTACGCCAGGTCCTTGCAGGCGTGCTGCTGTGCGTGCATTGGGTGGCGTTCTTCCTAGCGGTGAAAACGGCCGGGGTCGCGGTGGCAACCCTGGGCTTCGCTACCTTTCCCGCCTTCACCGTGGCGCTCGAAGCGCTGCTGTTCCGTGAGCGGGTCGGCGCCCGGGAAATGCTCCTGCTGGCTCTGGTCAGCGCCGGCCTGGTGCTGGTTACGCCGCACTTCGATCTGCGCAGCGAGGCCACCGGCGGGCTGCTGTGGGGGGTGTTTTCCGGCTTGACCTTCGCCCTGCTGTCGCTGGCCAACCGCGTCAGTGCCGGGCAGTTGCCCGCCGCCCAGGCCGCGTTGTGTCAGAACCTCATCGTCGCCTTGTGCCTGGCGCCACTGGCCGCCCCGCAGTTGACCCAACTGAACACAATCGACTGGCTGTGGCTGGGCCTGCTCGGGGTGTTCTGCACCGGGCTTGCCCATGGCCTGTTCATCGCCAGCCTGGCGGTGGTCAAGGCGCGAGTCGCGGCGATGGTGTTCACTCTGGAGCCGGTCTACGGCATCGCCTTCGCCTGGCTGCTGTTCGCCGAAACGCCCAGCCCGCGCATGCTGGCCGGCGCGGCGCTGATCGTAGCAGCGATCCTGCTGGCCGGACTCAAGCCACGTCGCCAGCCGGCACCCTGA
- a CDS encoding UDP-2,3-diacylglucosamine diphosphatase, translating into MSSAEFAKPSRKQRVRTLWISDVHLGTRDCQAEHLSSFLKGYQADRIYLVGDIIDGWKMRGGMYWPQAHTNVIRRLLTMSKRGTEVIYITGNHDEFLRRYSKLILGNIQLLDEAEHVTADGRRLLVIHGDQFDVITRYHRWLAFLGDSAYEFTLTLNRWLNHWRARYGYGYWSLSAYLKHKVKTAVNFISDFEQAIAHECVRRGLDGVVCGHIHHAEIRDVGGVEYLNCGDWVESCSALIEHLDGTIELYRLADAQQLEKQRESETVPAA; encoded by the coding sequence ATGAGCAGCGCCGAGTTCGCCAAACCCAGCCGCAAGCAACGCGTGCGCACCCTGTGGATCTCTGACGTGCACTTGGGCACCCGCGACTGCCAGGCCGAGCACTTGTCCAGTTTCCTCAAGGGCTATCAGGCCGATCGTATCTATTTGGTGGGCGACATCATCGATGGCTGGAAGATGCGCGGCGGCATGTACTGGCCGCAGGCGCATACCAACGTGATCCGCCGCCTGCTGACCATGAGCAAGCGTGGCACCGAAGTGATCTACATCACCGGCAACCATGACGAATTCCTGCGCCGCTATTCCAAGTTGATTCTTGGCAACATCCAGCTGCTGGACGAGGCCGAGCACGTCACCGCCGATGGCCGCCGCCTGCTGGTGATTCATGGCGACCAGTTCGACGTCATTACCCGCTACCACCGCTGGCTGGCGTTCCTGGGCGACTCGGCCTACGAATTCACCCTGACCCTCAACCGCTGGCTCAACCACTGGCGCGCCCGCTACGGCTATGGCTACTGGTCGCTGTCGGCCTACCTCAAGCACAAGGTCAAGACGGCGGTGAACTTCATCAGCGACTTCGAGCAGGCCATTGCCCACGAGTGCGTGCGCCGCGGCCTGGATGGTGTGGTGTGCGGGCACATCCACCATGCCGAGATCCGTGACGTAGGCGGGGTGGAGTACCTCAACTGCGGTGACTGGGTGGAGTCCTGCTCCGCGTTGATCGAACACCTGGACGGCACCATCGAGTTGTACCGGCTGGCCGACGCCCAGCAGCTGGAAAAGCAGCGCGAGAGCGAAACCGTGCCGGCCGCCTGA
- a CDS encoding DUF962 domain-containing protein, translating into MEQVRQFSSFAQFYPFYLQEHRNSTCRRLHFVGTSLVIFLLAFGIGSGRWWLLWLVPLAGYGFAWVGHFIFEKNRPATFQHPFYSLLGDFMMFRDMLLGRVPF; encoded by the coding sequence ATGGAACAGGTCAGGCAATTCTCAAGCTTTGCCCAGTTCTATCCCTTCTATTTGCAGGAGCACCGCAACAGCACCTGCCGTCGCCTGCACTTCGTGGGCACCAGCCTGGTGATCTTCCTGTTGGCATTCGGCATCGGCAGTGGCCGCTGGTGGCTGCTGTGGCTGGTCCCGCTGGCCGGTTATGGCTTCGCCTGGGTCGGCCACTTCATCTTTGAAAAGAACCGCCCGGCGACCTTCCAGCATCCCTTCTACAGCCTGCTGGGCGACTTCATGATGTTCCGCGACATGCTGCTGGGGCGTGTGCCCTTCTAG